The following are encoded in a window of Castanea sativa cultivar Marrone di Chiusa Pesio chromosome 5, ASM4071231v1 genomic DNA:
- the LOC142636518 gene encoding putative inositol transporter 2: protein MEGGIPTADASAFRDCFSLAWKNPYVLRLAFSAGIGGLLFGYDTGVISGALLYIRDDFKEVDRKTFLQETIVSMAVAGAIVGAAIGGWFNDRYGRKLALLLADFLFFTGAVIMASANGPPLLIVGRVFVGFGVGMASMTAPLYISEASPAKIRGALVSTNGFLITGGQFLSYLINLAFTQAPGTWRWMLGVAGLPALLQFALMIFLPESPRWLYRKGREEEAKAILEKIYPAHQLEAEMQALHESVEAEIKETGSAGKITYSELWKTKTVRRGLIAGVGLQMFQQFVGINTVMYYSPTIVQLAGIASNQTALLLSLVTSGLNALGSVASIYFIDRTGRRKLCVISLVGVVISLALLSGIFYQTTTHSPKVTPTITSHLKNYTCPDYSSAANANRWDCMKCLKASSPECGFCASATNKLLPGECVISNDTVKDVCHGENRLWYTRGCPSKTGWLALVGLALYIIFFSPGMGTVPWIVNSEIYPLRYRGICGGIAATVNWTSNLIVAQSFLSLTKAIGTPWTFLMFGVIAVIGLLFVLICVPETKGLPIEEIEKMLEDRAFHFKFWQKSSDNVEKKNQFP from the exons atggaagGAGGGATACCTACGGCTGATGCATCAGCTTTTAGAGACTGCTTTTCTCTAGCATGGAAAAACCCTTATGTTCTTCGTCTAGCTTTCTCTGCTGGGATTGGTGGCCTTCTCTTTGGCTATGACACTG GAGTGATATCAGGAGCTCTTCTTTACATCAGAGATGATTTCAAGGAGGTGGATCGAAAGACTTTCCTGCAG GAAACTATAGTGAGCATGGCAGTTGCAGGAGCAATTGTTGGAGCTGCTATTGGTGGATGGTTTAATGATCGCTATGGAAGGAAACTCGCACTTCTCTTAGCAGACTTTTTGTTCTTTACTGGAGCTGTGATCATGGCTTCTGCCAATGGCCCGCCTCTTCTCATTGTTGGTCGtgtttttgttggatttggtgTTGGAATGGCATCAATGACAGCCCCTTTGTACATCTCTGAAGCTTCCCCAGCCAAAATCCGCGGTGCCCTTGTTAGTACCAATGGATTTCTTATAACTGGGGGCCAGTTCCTTTCCTACCTTATCAACTTGGCCTTTACCCAG GCTCCAGGAACATGGCGCTGGATGCTTGGAGTTGCAGGACTTCCTGCTTTGTTGCAGTTTGCCTTGATGATATTTCTTCCAGAGTCACCCCGTTGGCTATACCGCAAG GGTAGAGAAGAAGAGGCAAAAGCTATACTGGAGAAAATATACCCAGCCCATCAGTTGGAAGCAGAGATGCAAGCTCTACATGAATCTGTAGAAGCAGAGATTAAGGAAACAGGATCTGCTGGAAAGATTACCTATAGTGAACTGTGGAAAACCAAAACAGTAAGAAGAGGACTAATTGCAGGAGTTGGTCTTCAGATGTTCCAGCAGTTTGTGGGCATAAACACAGTCATGTACTATAGCCCCACCATAGTTCAGTTGGCTGGAATTGCATCTAATCAAACTGCACTCCTCCTCTCACTCGTCACTTCTGGCCTCAATGCCCTGGGCTCCGTCGCGAGCATCTACTTCATTGACCGGACTGGGAGAAGGAAACTTTGTGTTATCAGTTTGGTTGGTGTGGTAATTTCACTTGCGCTTCTATCAGGAATCTTTTACCAGACCACAACTCATTCACCAAAAGTGACACCAACTATAACCTCTCATCTCAAAAATTACACCTGCCCAGATTATAGTTCGGCTGCAAATGCTAATAGGTGGGATTGTATGAAGTGTTTGAAGGCTTCATCTCCAGAATGTGGGTTCTGTGCCTCAGCTACTAATAAG TTATTGCCAGGGGAGTGTGTGATCTCAAATGACACAGTGAAAGATGTCTGCCATGGAGAAAATAGGCTTTGGTACACTAGGGGATGTCCAAGCAAAACTGGATGGCTTGCACTTGTTGGGTTGGCTCTTTACATCATATTTTTCTCTCCTGGAATGGGAACTGTCCCATGGATTGTCAACTCCGAGATCTATCCACTAAGGTATAGAGGCATTTGTGGTGGAATTGCTGCTACAGTAAACTGGACCTCAAACCTTATTGTAGCCCAGTCCTTCTTATCATTAACAAAAGCTATTGGGACTCCCTGGACTTTCCTCATGTTTGGGGTCATTGCTGTTATAGGCCTactctttgttttgatttgtgtcCCAGAAACAAAGGGCCTACCAATTGAGGAGATAGAGAAGATGCTGGAGGATAGAGCTTTTCACTTTAAGTTTTGGCAGAAAAGCTCTGATAATGTGGAGAAGAAGAACCAATTTCCCTGA